The Culex quinquefasciatus strain JHB chromosome 2, VPISU_Cqui_1.0_pri_paternal, whole genome shotgun sequence genome contains the following window.
ttcgcgggtttttcgaggccgcactcgaactgcctcggccacggctggcccttggcatgctggaggagcaaactcgcgggtaatcacggtaaattacggcgaaaaaatcgaaaagtctgaagagctccgaacacttgactgttgctggctggtgttgccagtcccgaaaAAAGGATTGGATTATACGAAGAGAAATTTTACCGAAGCCTTCGGATTatggagtctggactgtattgaaaTCAAGCCTTATATTATAAAAGAGATTaaaacaccattttttaatgtaagttcaaagttgatattttgaattCATTGGGTTTGTGCAAAATTGCTGTTTTGtcttgaaaatagtcacaaaaaatatctttatataaaaaagcaaaaaagcccTTGCTCGGAAAATTCCCAAGAAACAATTTCTACAGCAATTTTATCTACATTCATTCCACATTTCACTCAACAAATTCCATCACGAGCCTTCCCCCGGCAAAAATTGCCTCCATCCAGGATTGAGCAAACTCATCGCTGCTGCCACACGTGCACTTCGAGATGTCTCAATCGATTAATATTTATCACAGTAGATATACCTATACAGCGAGCGAAATAAAAAGAATACTGCTGCATCGTTTTGCGGGAAATTTGCATCATCCAGCGAATGCAAATCACCCTAGACTTCCCGCACTCTTCAACGCaacgctggcaacactggccaGAGGTGACTAAGGCGCGGGGCAGATTATTTAAATCGAAAATGGCAAACGATTAGACCCATAGGAGCAGTAGAGTGGACAATTTCACCACTCAGAGTGTGGAGTTCGCCGGGGAACTATAAATTACCATCGTCTTCCCTCCGAATGCTAATCGCAGTGAGTAATTACAGAATGTAAAGACTTTTGCACCCTTCTAGCCCGATTGAACGTTCTATCATCCGATATGATTGCCAATTGATGAATAGTTGTAATTAATTAGGGAGAGTTttgttttttcagcaaaaatcaataatattaGGAGTTTAAAAATTGGACTTTTCAAAATCAGCTCTaacatgaaaatttccaaaGTCACATCCCTCTACCCTAATCCATCACCGCAGTGCAGGTTACGAAATGACAACTTCCAACCGGGGGTTCTATACTCTGAGAGGTTCCATCAGTTCTATACCCGACATTGGTCGGGAAGTTTTTGTTGTGTTGTGTTAGACACTTACCCGGTCTCCCTTATGGGTGATGAACGGCAACAGCTTCGCGATGGTGTCCATTTCAGGGTGGGGCTTTCCGACCTGGAAATTTGTAAGAACAGACAAATAAAACGTTAGAGCATTGTGGAACCTGTTGATGGGAATTTACTTTTGTGTACCGAATTTCGGATTATCGAATCAcgcaaaaaatactttgaaaaaaagaaaaagataattttgagtgttttgctTTTAGTTATATAGTTTAAATCATAACCTAAAAATTTGCTGAAGACcccaaatcgataagaaaatccttaaaatttaGCATCTTTTTTATGccttatcgtttttttttcaaaatttatgatcAAAATAAGTATACTATTTTATAAATGATGTCTAAACAAGATAAAATAGGGCAGCGCCATCGTAACCAAATGTCATCACCACCAAGTAggcatttgtttaaaaatagaagAGCAAACTACCTACTGTTCATAACCGGCGAACCTAATCCAATTACGCTCGATGGACGTGCAAAAAGTTGCACTTGAAAATTTGTACGACTTCCTTGCGCGCAATGTcgcattttgttgttttgtttttaacaggGAAAAGTTCCTATTTTTGACATGCATTAAACAGTTCTCAAAAGTAAAACCTTTAAAGACTGAAAATAGGTGCCGTGCCTCCTCTCTGTTCCTTTTCCAAAACCCAGAAACAAACCAAACCTGTCGTTGACGGATTACCCCAAAGTCTAGCCTAATCCACCCCGAAAACCCCGAACCCCACAAACAGGGCACAAATCGTTGACACCAATGTTCATCAAGTCGCGCTGCGAATTACCCAGCGAATGTACGGAGACAATTCCAGCAGAATCAAACCAGTTCCGCGTGCTAGCAATGACTCAAAACCACACCTGCTGGCAGAACAGCAGGTTTCGTAACCGATACTTGGACGCCACTTTTCCGTCCGCGTTCAGTAATTAGATTTAGAAATGGCACGGCCTGCGCTGACAGTGCAGCGCCTACTGCGGTGAACTACTCGTTCTTCAACGCAGTTTCCAATGTCGCACCCAGCAAACCGTGACGCGGAAGGGTCCGACCTATGGATCGGAAATTGGCCGTACCGACCTTAGCGGTTCCAGACGTTTCCTCGCGCATTGCCAGACGCATTTTTCTTGACATTTCACGACGATGTCGTGCTCGCTTGACATAATTGTTGACACAtttcacaattttgacagttgcgCAGTTTCATGTTGATTTCagacaaattttgacatttgacagttGCGCCAAGCGAGCTCGATCTCAACAACTGCGAGTAAAGTTCATCCAGTCTAGTTGCGTCATCAATCCACTCCAGCAGACAACAAAGTGCACTGTCCAGAACTAACCTGCTGTACGACTAGCCTAAGTCGGTCTCGTCTTGCATAATTATCTCGTTAGGCCGGAGGTAGAACGCACGGAATAAATTAGAATCCGTCATCTGTCGTTTACGCCGTAGCGTGCAGTTGAAAGTTTCAACGCCATTTATTGCGTGTCGGAAAATGACGAACAAACAATGCTTTTCGAGCATCCCTATCAATCTGGAAGTCGCATTCGGTAGACTGAAACAACGACCGGCGAAGGTGGAAGAAATTACAGCTACCTTACCAAATCTGTCAAATCTGGAAGCTTGCAGCGCTGGTCAAAGTTCTAGAATCGCAGTAGCCTGAGCGTCGAGTGCTCTACGCGAACATGTTTTGACACTACCGACTACCAGCAAATGCAGTGAGCAGGCTGCTGATCGTGGTGAAGGTCATGTGATGGATTGAGTCAGAGTTCAGAATAATTACTGAGTAGGCTGCATGCCGACACGTTGAAACGCGGTACCGTTAGGACTGTGATTGATCTTATTTTTTCTACCGCGGTTATGAATAAAGTAACGATCGTTACACCCGTACGAGAGGTGCCAAATTctctgacaattttgacaggagcttctattctagcagagctggttctgtcagaatcccgCTTGAATGGtgaaacatttctgctagaattctgttagaatatccagctttgttagaactctgctagaatgctATGAAGTTCTGAAAAAATAGTAGCTCAGTTTCGCAACGCTGTTGAACTGATCTTGACGTTTGTTGACAGAAGCGTTGACAACGGATGTCGGTGGATTGGTCACCACTGAATGTCAGTGATGTATGATTTGGGtgcaaccttcaaaaatgatagACTTCCCTGGTATCAACAAGAAACAAATGCTTCACGGATCATCTCGCGTCCTCTCACTATCGCAACACGTGAACTCGCACGGTTCTCCCATGCAATCATCATCACACGCTCACCAATTTTGATAATACCCCTGACTTTTTGCCCTCATTTGTTCTAATTTACGACCACCACGTGAAAAGCCCCCTTACCTTCAAGAACACTCCCAGCACGGCCAGCCCGTCCGGCTGACCGGCGGCCTCGGCGAAGCTCGCGTACTTGGTCTGGTTCCAGTGCACCAGGTGCAACTCCCCGGCAAAGGCTTCCCCGTCGACGGTGTGCTCGGAACCGCGCGAGTCCGAACAGCCCCAGTGGCTGTGGAACTGCTCCAGCACGAAGATCTCGTCCCCGAGGGGCCCGCCGGTCAGCTGGGATCCCTTGCCATCGACGTCCACCCGCCAGCAGTAGCCCGGGTTGACCAGACTGCGCGTGTTCTCCGGCACGTACGTCCACCGGAGCGGGTTCGAGCTGAGGTCGCTGGACTGTGTGGTCTGGCGCGTCCGGATGTCCACCGGCGATTGGCGCTCGCCGGCCGCCTGCGGGTACATCTCCTTCCAGACGTGGGGTCCTGCGGAAAAAAGAAGACAGAgacatttgtttttaaaaaatgctgaaatgctttttaaagtttgtttacaaTGATTCCACAAGAGGTCGAAAGTCAATGTTTTGATTTACGCCATCCGAGTCAGAACATCTTTTTTGTgtataacttttaaagtacttaacctaacacaataattttcaatacggacttatgggaccccaaactGGGTCGAATAGAACAAACCCGGCCAAAGTCCGTTCAGACAGTTTCGAGAAATTCAagtgaaaacaaattttgacacattcactgaaactttgttggtttGAAATCGAttgttgtcaaaccatcggggtccATTTTcagtttgacaccctctttacacggATCTCACACACGTTTTTTTGGTAGTGTGAGTGGGTTCCGTTTTGACAGCGCgtatttgccgaaagtgcggcgcgtcgtttcgaggctgattTGCCGGGTGTCTttctcgggaatacgcgcaatagtgtgtgtgaactccgtgtaaaaggggtgtcaaactaaaaagtgaccccgttcgtttgacatcagctggtgtcaaaccatcggggtttgagtgtagtcaAAACATTCTAGAACTAATCCATTGCATCGCATTAATGACGTCTCGTTTCCGAGGAAGTAACGACGTAATCGGTTATGTACGCCCCCAAGGCGTCGCTCGTGACTCCGGAATCACTTTTACCTTCGATTACCCCGCCGTAGAAACCACGTGATCCGTCGCAAATGATCGACTGAATCACACCGATAAacagtaaaacaatttgaaatttatctcGAACAAAGTCACGTGTTATCAAGCATCGAAAAAGGTAATTTGTATTGCACCAATATTTGCAGTACAGACTTGGGTAAATTTGTCCAACAAGCGCGCGCGAGTCAACATTTGGACAAGATAATCGGTTCTAATTATTTCGTTTCTCCAGCAATTGGTCGTCGGAGGTGGTTGATTGAGTTTCAACCGAGTGACACAGTTATCTAGGATTGGACATTGTATTGATACAGTGAGTGTTTCTCATCTAGATAGCGCTGATCAAACAAATTATAATTTATTCATCTCATGCATCTTTTGTTCAGCACCTGCTCCGAAAAAGGATTGATTGCAACCATTGTTCTGGGTGTAATGGCTAGGTTAATTTGAACTGCCACTTTCCAATACTGAGTCGTTGAGTGATGAGTGATAAAAGTGCATGATAAGGCAGCCATTAGCCGTTTCGTAATTTATGTGGTCAGGCATTTGGCGTACGTGACTAGTTAAATCTCATTGGAGaacaaaaatgcatttaaaaatattattactatTGACAAATTAGTCTTAACAGTCTAGCTTTTTATATAGTTGGTATCCATAAAGTTACGACAAAACTGTTCCTTAAGTttgcaattaaaatttaatttgttttcctcTACCGTTGGAACCGTTCCATTGATTTTCAAACTTCCTTTCCAGGTTATTCGCAATTATGGAGAAAACAAATTGAACGtgtgacaaactgtcactttaATCTAGTCACGCCATTCTAGCCCGATTCAGAAATGTTtcacaattcaaaaatatgtaaaaaaaaatccaatcaaaaACAAATTCCATGTAAATTAACTTCCCCGACATTAGGAATAATTATTTGAACATTCttgcgatttttttatatacttgcaaacatatttaacaagtttctccgtttgtttgtcaacaaagctgcagcagGATGGGGAAGATGTTTTGACAGTTTAAAGCCCGCAACTATCCCGCCGAATAAGTCGGTCTTCTACAACGACCGAGTCCGAAAAGGAACTGAACGTTCAATAGATATTTACTAAATGCAACACTATCCGGAAGCATGGTTCTTAACTGGTTCTACTTTCCAGCACAATCCCTCTCGATTATCCCCTTCCGTGTTCATCAATAACCTTAACAATAACCGCTAATTCGTGCTCAATTACACGATTAAGCTTCTTTACAGCGTCCCACACTGCAAGACCCTTATGGAGAGGTTGGAGGTTAGTAGCCTGCCTTTGAGGCAGCAATACTTGCTGCAGCATCTCGTTTGGGGTACAGGAAGATTCTATGCACAGCAAActcttgatagtttgacacgaTTCAGAATGAATGTtgttgaaaaattgcaatttcaattttgctTTGAAAAGATTCAtgcttgaattttgtttttgagagattcttcatcaaaaaaaaatttcactgaGCTCTCACTGAGAGAAAACATTGAAACAGATTGAATTTCGTTTCAATCTTACGCGAGATATGGGCTCAATGTTGGGCTCAATGAAAAAATTCCAAGATTTTCAGGAGAAAATTAATGCTCACTGGTACATTTGcagaagaaacgtcaaacgctgctgtttgtaaacaaagtaatcaaaagtaaaaagtaaagctCGTTACCgaagaatgaaattttgaaaaaaaaaaaaaaataactttgaaagTGATATTAACTTTGATTCATCACTATCACAGTCAAACCAGCGAGGTTCATCTGTTCAGTGCATCTTGAGTGGATGTCGAGAAAGGATATTGAGAAAATGCAAGCGACCCACGAATAAACGCGGaaagtgagaaaaaaatcatcaagcgTCATTGACGGGATCTTCTTGACCTAGATCCTGAGAAGTGGAGGGACTCACGTCATTGCCATCAAGTGTCGGTGGCAATGAAAGTTTTGGAATCGATTAGCGCTTAAATAATTGCGGTCTTTTGCATTTATCTGGGAATTTTACAGTAGAATCTCGCTGGTAGGACAGCGAACCTTCTTTGTTTTGTCACGAACAAATCGTGCTtaccatttcattagggcacataacttttttaaacaagagcCCTtacacaccttatgtaaactgtcatttgagtgaaagagatgcactattgtttacaaaagttatgtgcccttttgaaacgtTAGGCTCCAAATAGAAGTGTGTGTGAGCGCTGCGTGTAAACTAAATGTCAAATTGACAAGTTTCTCAAACTTCACGTCATTTTGGCATTAAATGGCAGTTATCGTAGAAAAAAGTTTATGTTTTActccaaaataaaattcttaataagaacattgtttaattttacctcaaaataaaaataaaaataaatcttaaccGACAAAATTGCAACAAGCAATCACACCTAAGCCACGCTTATCGCCGTCCAACAATCTTGACAGATCGCAGCACTGACGTAATTGAGCGTCCTCATCATCAACCGCCGGCACATGAGGATGCACGCTGACCTACGTGTGTTTACCGGAGATAAGAACATCGTACCGTCGTCGGAACGTGCGAGTCCCGCGAGCCCCACTTTCGCCCCCTTTCGTTAAAGGTGCAATTACAATGAATTCCCGCCTACTGCCAGCAAAAATGGGCTGTCAGTTGAGATTTCAGCGCGTCAATTTACGCCGCAATGAATCACAAATTGACAAACAGCGATGACGCTGCGCAAAACTGTCACGTGATTTGAACGTCGCGATTGCCATTTTACGATCGCTTTGTTGtgtatttgtttgttttaggtTAGAATCGCGCAAAAAGCGTTGCGCCGgtcatttcaatcaaaattgacCATTTGGGCACAAGCTGTCACGGAGAACGCGTCATAACATTTCGATTGATCCCAATTGCCGGCCGCGGGTCAGCAGAGATTCTTGACAAATAAAGTTAAGTGACTTTAAGTGGAGATCCCATTTTTGGCACACATTGATGCCAATTGACAGCTGGGTCGCGCCGCGCCGGTTGACAACAGCTTGGGTGCGATCATTAATATGCAATCGAGTAGACTGAGGCCGGTTTCATCCGCCGGTTACTGCGATCAACTAGGATTCGTTTAATGGGTGACGATTTGAACAATATCACGTGCCTTGTTATGGCTAATAGGCGTAAACATCAGTTTTATTCAACGAATCGTTTCAAAACAACTATTTTAAATTATCGGTGACTGGTCCGACACACCAAGTGACAGCTCGAGGACCAAAATAACTCCGAGCGTCCACGCGTCAAGGAATCTTCCATCAATATGGCCTAATTGGCCCCAATCAAATCCCGTGCGCCATTGTTCCAAACGTCTGTTCACCTGTGTTATCACCTAGGAGGTCAAGATAAGATAGGAAGCTCGAGCTGTAAAAGGTCGTGTGACCCTGACGCGAGCCGTCAAAGTAGGCTGCACAAAGAGTGACGCTTGGCGCCATTTTTAACTGctgaaatttcttcaaattcaacatttttctcgTCAAGCTTTAAAGGTTCCGGCTATTCACCCGCACTGACCAGACCCATCCAAATCATACGCTTCCAGCGCGATGATTACAGTTTTCGCGTTGACTAAACCCGTTGACCCATTGACAGCCGTACTGAACCATTCCCTTGGTCAAGTTCATTACCTAGGAATCGTGTCTGCTCGAATTCCATACACAACGCGTGCTGATTAGAGACCAACCAACCAACTCCAGCTGCGTTTCATCTAAACAACTTCCCTCGGCACAACTGTCAGTTATGCCGGTTATCAAGTCGCAGCTTTATTGCCTGTTTTGCAGCGCGCTATCCGGTTAATGATAGGTGTAAACAATCCGCAGTTGGCAGTGGGTAGTGAGCATCCAGATGATAAGATCCGTATATCCGCTTTCCTTCAGTTGCTTCTGTCAGGAAGGGAGGAAGCTAAATCAGTAGGCTGGGAGTGACAGCTGAGGGCACGCGCTTGGATTTCACGCTGCATCCTAGCTGGCCGTGACCCGGTCAGAGCTGGGAAAGTCACTGGAATATTTTTCAGTAAAGGGCGTAGCTTCAACTTGAAACTTCGTCCTTTTGAAA
Protein-coding sequences here:
- the LOC6032965 gene encoding carbonic anhydrase 2, whose translation is MSKVWGYTELNGPHVWKEMYPQAAGERQSPVDIRTRQTTQSSDLSSNPLRWTYVPENTRSLVNPGYCWRVDVDGKGSQLTGGPLGDEIFVLEQFHSHWGCSDSRGSEHTVDGEAFAGELHLVHWNQTKYASFAEAAGQPDGLAVLGVFLKVGKPHPEMDTIAKLLPFITHKGDRVTMPKPLDPANLLPATKAYWTYLGSLTTPPCTESVTWILFKEPIEVSHEQLEHFREMRCYDAREECPCDDSLHKTFEYGKVINNYRPPLELGSRELREYGGH